A window from Chitinophagales bacterium encodes these proteins:
- a CDS encoding dTDP-4-dehydrorhamnose 3,5-epimerase family protein: MKHFEPILNGAFVIDLPAFFDDRGSFVKTFHETTLAQHGIQFSLKESYFSLSKKDVIRGMHFQTPPHQHAKIVFCPQGAILDVIVDLRKSSATYGRYYAQELSGENHKAYYIPKGFAHGFKSLTDDAITYYLVSSEYSKEHDTGILYNSFGYDWEVDSPVISERDMSFPALSDWNTVFK; the protein is encoded by the coding sequence ATGAAGCATTTTGAACCCATACTCAACGGCGCTTTCGTGATAGACCTGCCGGCATTTTTTGACGACAGGGGTAGCTTTGTCAAAACATTCCATGAAACTACATTAGCACAGCACGGAATACAGTTCAGTCTTAAGGAAAGTTATTTCTCTTTGTCTAAGAAGGATGTGATACGTGGTATGCATTTCCAGACACCTCCCCATCAACACGCCAAGATCGTTTTTTGCCCGCAGGGTGCTATACTGGATGTGATAGTAGACCTGCGTAAAAGCTCAGCAACCTATGGGCGATACTATGCTCAGGAGTTGTCAGGTGAGAATCATAAAGCCTATTATATACCCAAAGGCTTTGCTCATGGATTCAAATCGCTTACTGATGATGCGATAACTTATTACCTGGTATCGTCAGAATACAGTAAAGAACATGATACCGGTATATTGTATAATAGTTTCGGGTACGACTGGGAGGTAGATAGCCCTGTCATATCGGAACGGGATATGTCATTCCCAGCATTATCAGACTGGAATACGGTATTTAAGTAA